The following nucleotide sequence is from Streptomyces bathyalis.
GACAGCGCTTCGGATGTGGTCATGGCTGTGTTCCCATCTGCTTCTCGGCACGGGCCGTCCAGGCCAGGGCCGCAGCCCGCGCGAGGTAGAGGCAGATCTCCTCTTCGGGGAAGTTCACCGCCACGTGCCGCACGAAGTGGGTGTGCAGCAGGGAGGTGAGGACGTCGTCGAGGGCGATGCCGTCGGTGTGCGGTCCCAGCAGATGCGGCCGGTATGTGGCGAGCGCAGCAACGCGGTCGACCCACGCTGCGGCAATGGCTGTTCCGCCCGGCTTGCTGCGCAGCGCCGCCCAGTCGTCGGTGGGGTCGGCGAGCCGTACGGCTTCGGTGAACTGCGGCCGGGGCACCTGGTTGGGTGCGGTCGCCGGAATGTGGTCGATCAGCCAGCGCATCCCAGCCTCCACGCCGCCGAGGAATCCGGCGGCGATGGCGACCGTGTGCGCGGCGACCAGCGCACGCTGAGGTGGGCGCTGCGGCTGGCGGAGCTGGGCGAGGATGGCGCGCGAGTCGGCGCGGAACACGTCCTCGGCCGCTTCCCACGCCGGGCCGGAGCCCCACCGGCCCATCTCCCGGTACGAGGTGGGGTAGCGCAGGTCCGACAGCAGCCCGGCGGCACGCAGCTCGTCGGCCCACGCGCTGACGGTGCGGGCGGTTGCCGCGAACGCGTCGGGGGACGGGAGGCCGATGCGGAGGCGAACGTGCGGGTCGGGGTCGCGGAAGCGGATGAACCACCAGGGCGGATCGCCCAACCGGCCCAGCAGCTCCCGCAGATACCGTGCCAGCAGCTCATCTTGACGGCGTGCGTCGCCGTACAGGGCGGCCAGTAGCACAGGCGCGGCGGCGGGCGTCTGCTGCTGCTCCGGAGAGAACGTCCGGGCCAGCGTGGGGGCGGGGAGCCGTGGCCATGTCGCGGGCCGGGTCGCTTTCAGCGGCACGACGACCTCGTGGGCGCGGCCGTCGCACCACCCGTACGCGTCCTGCTCGGGCGCCTCCTGGAGATGAGCCGTGCCCGCACGGTCGAGATGGGCGCGCAGCAGTGTCCGGTGGCCCGCGTCGTCGAGGTCGAGGAAGAGGCGGCGATCGTCTTCGACGAGGAGGACCCGCCGCGGTGCGTGCCGTCGTTCCCGCCAGTCGGTGAGCGCGGCGTCCCAGTTGTGCGGGGGTAGCTCCGCCGCGTCCAGGAGCCACCGCGCAGGTGCGAGCACCGTCCGGCCGTACCGCAGCCGTGGCAGGAACGGCAGCGCGGACGCCGCGCCCCAGTCGAACGTGGTGACTTGGGCGCACTGGGCGCGGGACAGCTCGGTGAGGAACCGCACTAGCGGCGGGGTGTGCGTGCGCAGGTTCAGCGCATGCAGGCCCACGGCCTCGATGCGCCGCCCGCGCCCGGGGTCGGCCAGGTACATGCGCCGGCCGTCGCAGGCCACCGCCAGATTGTCGGGGGTGAGTACGTCGGCGCCGTCGGGGGTGCGGTGCTCCTGAACGCTGATCACCGTGGGGTGGATGCGCGGGGCGCGGGTGACGTGGGTACTCGCGGGCAGCAGCGGCGGGAAGGAGAGCTGAGCGGGAACGGTGTCCTCGTCGGCGGCGGGTACGTCGGCCAGCTCTGCGATCAGGGCCTTCCGGTCGTCGGGGGCCAGCACGCTGAGGAATCGGCCCGTGGAGACGCCTGCGCCACGGGAGACGCTGCCGACTTCCAGCCGGAACCGGCCGCGCTGGAGGTCGTCGAGGCTGGAGGCGTCTACGCGTACGCCGACTTCGAGGTGCGGCGGGATGCGTGGCTGCTCGGGGCCGATGTCCAGCTCGGCCAACAGCTCGTCGGTCAGGGCCACTTCGGTGCCGCCCTCGAGCGCCGCTGCCTGTGCGATCCGCAGCAGCGCGTCGTCACGGGCGGAGAGGCGTGCCCGGCCTGCGCCGGACGGTGCGCCGGGATAGCCGTCGGGGAAGCCGGTGCCGCTGTCGGCGAGGACGTCGCGAAGCGGCACCATCGTGCCGATGCCGTACCGCTCGTAGAACCGCTGATGGTAGGTCCGCCATGCCTCGGTGCCGTACGGGCGGGCGCACACCCGCGTCAGCACCCAGGCGGCACGCTCGACTTCGCGGGCGACCGCTTCCGGCAAGGCGAGCTGCACGTCCAGGCGCACGTCCAGGGCCAGCGGGTGACGGCGCAGTTCCGGTGTCAGTGCGCGCATCCGCGTGGCGACGCGATCCCGCCCGTCCCGTACGCCGTACACGTCCAGGCCGGCCCGGATGGCGCGCAGCTCCCGCATCGTCTCCGCGACCGGGGCCAGGCCGTCGGCGTCGACGTCGTCGAGTCGCGCGAGCAGGTAGGTGAGGGCGTCAGTTTCGGTGCTCGGCGCGTGCAGGCTCGTGATGAGGACGCGGCGGGCGAGCAGTTGTCCGATGAGGTTCTGCACCGTCTCGCGGCCCGCGGTGGGGAATTCCGCACAGAGCTTGTCGGCGAGCGCACCGGTCGGGAGGGGCGCCCGGGCTGCGGCGAGGACTGACCGCACGGGGGCCGTTGACGCCAACGACACCTCAACGGCGCGTGCTTGGCCGTCGTCGGCATCTGGCTCGTACGGCACGATGAGCCGGTCCCCGCGGGTGGTGACGGCGGTGTTCACCACGACGGGGAGCCGTTCGAGGAGATCGGGGCACTTCTCCAGCCGGGCGATGACGGCGCTCAGCCACTCGGCGCCGGCGCGTGCGGTCACGGCGTGCCTGCCGCCCCACTCGGCGCGGGCCCGAGGCGCGAACGTCGCGGCCGTCACTCCGGCGAACAGCCCGAAGGGGCTGGGTCGATGCTGCGCCCGCAGCAGGTAGCGGGCCACGGACAGCACCGTTTTGTGGAGCTGCCGCGCTTCGGGTACTGCGGCGGAGCACAGCGACTCAACGGAAGCGGCAAGTACGGGACTTGCGTGACGCAGTCCCTCGGCCACGTCGTCGATCGCCCAGACGGCTCGCAGCCACTGCGCTTGCGCGGATGTCGCAGCAGTCGACCGGTCGTCAAGCTCAGGCCAGGTGGGGACCGGTAGGGTCGGCCCTGTGACTGCGCGGACGAGGGCGGTTGGGCCGGATCGGAACGCTGGGGCAGCCAACGCGTACCTCCGCAGGTGACGAGGGAGCGGGACGGGGCGGCTGGTGCCGCCGGTGGAAACCGGCGGCACCAGCCCAGGGGTTCAACCCCCTTTAGGCGACGTTCGTGGTGCAGGCGCCGCAGGTGCTTCCGCAGCCGTCGTTGGTGATGCTGACCAGGCCGGCCGTGTCGGCGACCTCCACCAGTGCGACGTCCAGTTGGAAGCCGTCGGGCACGCCCGCCTGAACCTTTGGCGGGTTGACCTGGGTTTCGTCGGATGTGGTGCTGATGCTGGGACTCACGTGAACTCCCTGTCGTGGTCGGATACTGCGGGTGCGCCAGGGCCCCCCGGTTGGCTCGAGGCTCCTGGCGCCCCGGCGCGAGCCGTGATCGCGTGGTGCGGTGCGAGTGGGCTCGTGCGCCGGGAGTTCTATGGGCGGCGGTGGCCGTGGTGGCCGCGTCCCGGCCGTGAGCCCGTGATTCACACGGCCGGGACGCGGGGCTCATTGGGGGTGCGGCGGGTCGCCGGAGCCGGTGCTGAGGTGGCCGCAGCGGTTGCAGGTGTAGAGCACGCCGCCGCCCTGCACAGGCTGAGGCCGCATGCGGTTTCCGCAGTGGAGCATCTGTTCCTCGCCCGGGTACGGGCCGCGTGGCCCACTCTGCTCGCTGCGCTGTGCGCGGGCAGCCGCGAAGCGCCTCCGGCGCCTGGCCCACATCTCGATTGCCGCCTGCGAGTGCCGCTCGGCCCGCTCGCCAAGCTGCCGGGTGGAGTTCCACGCCTGGGCAGCAGCGACATCGGCAGCGGTTCTGCCCGCCGGTATGACCCGCCTGGCGGGGGCTGCGTCTTCGGCGCCGCGCCACACTTGCAGTTCGTCGCCGCTGCGCAGCAGGTACGTCGAACCGTTGTCGAAACGGAGCATCTTCCCCGTGAGTCCGG
It contains:
- a CDS encoding lantibiotic dehydratase, which translates into the protein MAEGLRHASPVLAASVESLCSAAVPEARQLHKTVLSVARYLLRAQHRPSPFGLFAGVTAATFAPRARAEWGGRHAVTARAGAEWLSAVIARLEKCPDLLERLPVVVNTAVTTRGDRLIVPYEPDADDGQARAVEVSLASTAPVRSVLAAARAPLPTGALADKLCAEFPTAGRETVQNLIGQLLARRVLITSLHAPSTETDALTYLLARLDDVDADGLAPVAETMRELRAIRAGLDVYGVRDGRDRVATRMRALTPELRRHPLALDVRLDVQLALPEAVAREVERAAWVLTRVCARPYGTEAWRTYHQRFYERYGIGTMVPLRDVLADSGTGFPDGYPGAPSGAGRARLSARDDALLRIAQAAALEGGTEVALTDELLAELDIGPEQPRIPPHLEVGVRVDASSLDDLQRGRFRLEVGSVSRGAGVSTGRFLSVLAPDDRKALIAELADVPAADEDTVPAQLSFPPLLPASTHVTRAPRIHPTVISVQEHRTPDGADVLTPDNLAVACDGRRMYLADPGRGRRIEAVGLHALNLRTHTPPLVRFLTELSRAQCAQVTTFDWGAASALPFLPRLRYGRTVLAPARWLLDAAELPPHNWDAALTDWRERRHAPRRVLLVEDDRRLFLDLDDAGHRTLLRAHLDRAGTAHLQEAPEQDAYGWCDGRAHEVVVPLKATRPATWPRLPAPTLARTFSPEQQQTPAAAPVLLAALYGDARRQDELLARYLRELLGRLGDPPWWFIRFRDPDPHVRLRIGLPSPDAFAATARTVSAWADELRAAGLLSDLRYPTSYREMGRWGSGPAWEAAEDVFRADSRAILAQLRQPQRPPQRALVAAHTVAIAAGFLGGVEAGMRWLIDHIPATAPNQVPRPQFTEAVRLADPTDDWAALRSKPGGTAIAAAWVDRVAALATYRPHLLGPHTDGIALDDVLTSLLHTHFVRHVAVNFPEEEICLYLARAAALAWTARAEKQMGTQP
- a CDS encoding FxLD family lanthipeptide; translation: MSPSISTTSDETQVNPPKVQAGVPDGFQLDVALVEVADTAGLVSITNDGCGSTCGACTTNVA